A portion of the Acidisoma sp. PAMC 29798 genome contains these proteins:
- a CDS encoding phosphate-starvation-inducible PsiE family protein produces MALDTTPHRIGPAFRRFLGNTLYETFEHLVMLTLTVVIVVLIAVAAWHLVLTTYALLANGELDPGNPVIYPNVFAMFFTVLIGLEFKRSFLIVSSTQTSVVRIRSIILIGLLATLRKFIILDLKEINVLEVLAVAGAILSLGIVYWLVRDQETRALDQQMRAAASGLPSAES; encoded by the coding sequence ATGGCCCTCGACACTACGCCTCACCGAATTGGCCCCGCATTTCGCCGATTTCTGGGCAATACCTTGTACGAAACCTTCGAGCATCTGGTGATGCTCACCCTCACCGTCGTGATCGTCGTGCTGATCGCGGTCGCGGCCTGGCATCTGGTGCTGACGACCTATGCGCTGCTGGCGAATGGCGAACTCGATCCCGGCAACCCCGTCATCTATCCAAATGTCTTCGCCATGTTCTTCACCGTGCTGATCGGGTTGGAGTTCAAGCGATCTTTCCTGATCGTCTCATCGACACAAACAAGCGTGGTGCGAATCCGCTCGATCATCCTGATCGGCCTGCTGGCCACCTTGCGGAAATTCATTATCCTGGACCTCAAGGAGATCAATGTGCTGGAGGTGCTGGCGGTCGCCGGCGCCATTCTGTCGCTTGGCATCGTGTATTGGCTGGTGCGCGACCAGGAGACACGGGCGCTCGATCAGCAGATGCGCGCCGCCGCTTCGGGGCTGCCGTCCGCCGAGTCCTGA
- a CDS encoding alpha-D-ribose 1-methylphosphonate 5-triphosphate diphosphatase, translating into MTYQAETVLTNARLVLSDHVVLGTLVLRGGLIADIAEGASSLPGALDFGGDILMPGIIDLHTDNLERQVEPRAGARWPSRSAFLAHDGQCAAAGVTTVFDALCLGNLGIDKDDRARTFREGVSDLTALSGSGLFKSDHVLHLRCELPAADMLDSLHTVAEHPLVRMVSLMDHTPGVGQYADLERFRARKRREGMAPSDIEVLIEHLMSQRAKLREPNRRALLDLVRTLPVVLASHDDETVEEIADNHADGITISEFPVRLAAARAAKSHGMDVIAGAPNIVRGGSHSGNVSAAEMLAAGAVDALASDYVPPALVEACFVAADAGLPLAAAVALITSGPARLAGLKDRGRLMPGLRADLVRVRRYEGLAAPMAVWRQGERVA; encoded by the coding sequence GCTCCGCGGCGGATTGATCGCCGATATCGCCGAGGGCGCCTCCTCCCTGCCGGGCGCGTTGGATTTCGGCGGCGATATCCTGATGCCGGGAATCATCGACCTGCACACGGATAATCTGGAACGGCAGGTCGAGCCACGGGCCGGCGCGCGCTGGCCCTCCCGCTCCGCCTTCCTGGCGCATGACGGGCAATGCGCGGCGGCGGGTGTCACCACCGTTTTCGATGCGCTGTGCCTCGGCAATCTCGGCATCGACAAGGATGACCGCGCAAGGACCTTCCGCGAGGGCGTGTCCGACCTCACGGCCCTGTCGGGCTCAGGCCTGTTCAAATCCGACCATGTTCTGCATCTGCGCTGTGAATTGCCGGCAGCGGATATGCTGGACTCGCTTCACACCGTGGCTGAACATCCGCTTGTGCGTATGGTCAGTCTGATGGATCACACGCCGGGCGTCGGCCAATATGCCGACCTCGAACGCTTTCGCGCCCGCAAGCGGCGCGAGGGCATGGCCCCGTCGGACATCGAAGTCTTGATCGAACACCTCATGTCGCAGCGGGCCAAGCTGCGCGAACCCAATCGCCGCGCGCTGCTCGACCTGGTGCGGACGCTGCCGGTTGTGCTGGCAAGCCATGATGATGAGACGGTCGAGGAAATCGCCGACAACCACGCGGACGGCATCACCATCAGCGAATTCCCCGTACGCCTGGCCGCCGCGCGCGCCGCGAAAAGCCATGGCATGGACGTCATTGCGGGTGCGCCCAATATCGTGCGCGGCGGATCGCATTCGGGGAATGTCTCTGCCGCCGAGATGCTGGCGGCTGGCGCCGTGGACGCTCTCGCTTCGGATTACGTGCCGCCGGCTCTGGTGGAAGCCTGTTTCGTCGCCGCCGATGCAGGCCTGCCGCTGGCTGCCGCGGTGGCGCTGATCACATCCGGCCCCGCCCGCCTCGCGGGCCTCAAGGATCGTGGTCGCCTCATGCCCGGCCTGCGCGCCGACCTTGTGCGCGTGCGACGATACGAGGGCCTGGCCGCGCCCATGGCCGTCTGGCGGCAGGGTGAGCGCGTCGCGTGA
- a CDS encoding ferritin-like domain-containing protein, whose protein sequence is MDTLPELFMHFLKDVYYAERQVSKSLPKLAKAAQSPELKQAFTEHRTETTVHIERLQKVFEILGKRAQGVTCEAINGLIEECEELLDEAKEPSPVRDAGLIACGQAIEHYEMARYTSLHAWAKIAGQEDIASLLEETLGEEKKADALLNTIATTKINEMAKAA, encoded by the coding sequence ATGGACACCTTGCCGGAACTTTTCATGCATTTCCTCAAGGACGTGTATTACGCCGAACGTCAGGTTTCGAAATCGCTGCCCAAGCTTGCCAAGGCGGCGCAGAGCCCGGAGCTGAAGCAGGCCTTCACCGAGCATCGCACGGAGACGACCGTGCATATCGAGCGTCTTCAGAAGGTCTTCGAAATCCTCGGCAAGCGTGCCCAGGGCGTCACTTGTGAGGCCATCAACGGCCTGATCGAGGAATGCGAGGAATTGTTGGACGAGGCAAAGGAGCCGAGCCCGGTTCGTGATGCCGGCTTGATCGCCTGTGGCCAGGCCATCGAGCATTACGAAATGGCGCGGTATACTTCGCTGCATGCCTGGGCGAAGATCGCCGGCCAGGAAGACATTGCGAGCCTTCTGGAAGAGACTCTCGGCGAGGAGAAGAAGGCCGACGCGCTGCTCAACACGATCGCCACCACCAAGATCAATGAGATGGCCAAAGCCGCGTAA
- a CDS encoding alpha/beta fold hydrolase, protein MDWPTQQGTFDLGALALQSGATLPNAKISWKAHGTLGPARDNVIVYPTSYGAQHPDLEWAIGPDSLLDPSRWFIVIPDMFSNGLSSSPSNNPDYPELVTARDNVLAQQRLLREVFGVERVACAYGFSMGAQQSYHWAALEPGVAERAIIVCGSARTAPHNKVFLASLMATLEAAPEHIGGGRFSSEPKPALRAFARNYAGWAMSQDWYRAGLHLSSTGATDLDDYLDNHWQPGFSLAAADLYAGLRTWYAGDISAGTAHQGDLAAALSAIEARVLLVPSETDLYFPVADNAAELASLKSGALKAIPTVWGHVAGAPDGIPEDFAFLRAAVRDWLER, encoded by the coding sequence ATGGATTGGCCCACCCAACAAGGCACCTTCGATCTTGGCGCCCTCGCGCTGCAGTCGGGTGCGACCCTGCCGAATGCCAAAATCTCCTGGAAGGCGCATGGAACCCTCGGCCCCGCGCGCGATAATGTTATCGTCTATCCCACCAGCTACGGTGCGCAGCACCCCGATCTTGAATGGGCCATCGGGCCGGATAGCCTGCTCGATCCCAGCCGCTGGTTCATCGTCATCCCCGATATGTTCAGCAATGGCCTGTCCTCCAGCCCGTCGAACAACCCGGACTACCCGGAACTCGTCACCGCGCGGGACAATGTGTTGGCGCAGCAGCGCCTGCTGCGGGAGGTGTTCGGCGTCGAGCGCGTGGCCTGCGCCTATGGCTTCTCGATGGGTGCGCAACAGTCCTACCATTGGGCGGCGCTGGAGCCAGGGGTCGCCGAGCGCGCCATCATCGTCTGCGGCAGCGCGCGCACCGCGCCGCACAATAAGGTCTTCCTCGCGTCTCTGATGGCGACGCTGGAGGCCGCGCCCGAGCATATCGGCGGTGGCCGCTTCTCGTCGGAGCCGAAACCCGCCCTGCGCGCCTTCGCCCGCAACTATGCCGGCTGGGCGATGAGCCAGGATTGGTATCGCGCGGGGTTGCACCTGAGCAGCACGGGCGCCACCGACCTCGACGACTATCTCGACAATCACTGGCAGCCGGGCTTCAGCCTGGCGGCAGCCGACCTCTATGCCGGCCTGCGGACCTGGTACGCCGGGGACATCAGCGCCGGCACCGCGCATCAGGGCGACCTGGCGGCGGCTCTCAGTGCCATCGAAGCACGGGTTCTGCTCGTGCCCAGTGAGACCGACCTTTATTTTCCGGTCGCCGATAACGCCGCAGAACTGGCATCCCTGAAGTCGGGCGCTTTGAAGGCCATCCCGACAGTCTGGGGTCACGTGGCGGGCGCCCCGGACGGTATTCCGGAAGATTTCGCTTTTCTACGTGCAGCCGTGCGAGACTGGCTCGAACGATAA
- the phnN gene encoding phosphonate metabolism protein/1,5-bisphosphokinase (PRPP-forming) PhnN gives MSGLLVLVVGPSGSGKDTLLAGAARTLAHDGRFRFARRMVTRPVAQEMLEEALDVAAFARARDAGRFALHWEAHGLHYGIPADIADDIAAERVVIANVSRAVLAEAASRYAAAVIEVTAPDHVRADRLRARGRETSADIAARLARDVPRPEGLRTYTIMNDRTVAEGIDAFASCLRRLGHGG, from the coding sequence GTGAGCGGCTTGCTGGTCCTGGTGGTGGGGCCGTCCGGCTCCGGCAAGGATACGCTGCTCGCTGGCGCCGCGAGGACACTGGCACATGATGGGCGCTTCCGTTTTGCGCGGCGGATGGTGACACGGCCAGTCGCACAGGAAATGCTGGAAGAGGCCTTGGATGTCGCAGCCTTCGCCCGCGCGCGGGATGCCGGCCGCTTCGCATTGCATTGGGAAGCGCATGGCCTGCATTACGGAATTCCGGCGGACATCGCGGATGACATCGCCGCCGAGCGTGTCGTCATCGCCAATGTCTCTCGCGCCGTGCTGGCAGAGGCGGCGTCGCGCTATGCCGCTGCGGTGATCGAGGTTACCGCGCCGGATCATGTCCGGGCCGATCGACTCCGGGCGCGTGGGCGCGAGACGAGCGCAGATATCGCGGCGCGTTTGGCGCGGGATGTGCCACGACCTGAAGGGTTGCGGACGTATACCATTATGAATGACAGGACGGTCGCGGAAGGCATCGATGCCTTCGCGTCATGTCTCCGGCGGTTGGGGCATGGCGGATAA
- a CDS encoding RbsD/FucU family protein: MLRHIDPILSPELLAILRQMGHGDEIAIVDANFPSVTMGKRVVRADGVTATHMAEAILKLMPLDEFETETAFSMKQVHAPEEMAPVCEEFEAIVKRYSDGRFALTPLERFAFYDRVRTCFAVVATAERRLYGNVILKKGVLRPGEG, encoded by the coding sequence ATGCTGCGCCATATCGACCCCATTCTGTCCCCTGAACTGCTCGCGATCCTGCGGCAGATGGGCCATGGCGACGAAATCGCGATCGTCGATGCGAATTTCCCCTCGGTCACCATGGGCAAGCGCGTCGTCCGTGCGGACGGAGTCACTGCCACGCATATGGCCGAGGCCATCCTCAAGCTCATGCCGCTCGATGAATTCGAAACGGAGACGGCGTTTTCGATGAAGCAGGTCCATGCGCCGGAGGAGATGGCGCCGGTCTGCGAGGAGTTCGAGGCGATCGTGAAACGATACAGCGACGGCCGCTTCGCGCTGACGCCGCTGGAGCGGTTCGCCTTCTACGACCGCGTGCGGACCTGCTTTGCCGTGGTCGCCACCGCCGAGCGTCGGCTGTATGGCAACGTCATCCTGAAGAAGGGTGTCCTGCGACCGGGCGAGGGATAA